The Zingiber officinale cultivar Zhangliang chromosome 2A, Zo_v1.1, whole genome shotgun sequence genomic sequence TCCGGCGCCGACTGAGGCATCCCGCGTCTCCTCCGACGCCGCCGATACGGGGACGCCTCCCATGCCGGTTTCGGCCGCCCGGCGGAACGGTAAAAATCGTCCGTGCCGGGCGGCACGAAACGGTATTTCACACCTTGCTCTAAATATATTATATTAGctgcacaaatttaaaaaaaataacatgggCACTAAAGAAAATCCAGAGCATCTGCATAAAATACAAAGTGAGTATAAAAAAAAATGTGTAtaaatttaatctaaaaaaaaatgTGTATAAATTTAATCTTTATAAGAAATCAAAAAATCAGAAGTTATATTACAACTTTAAGTCTCATTTGagtgagtatatatatatatatatatatatatagagagagagagagagagagagagagagagagtcacAACCATTATCATTATCTTTTATCACAAAcaattatgataatttttagtTATCATTTTCTTTTAAGTGTCTACCAATAATATTTATCTAGTAAATTTCTCACCAATAAATCCACTAAGTAAACCATGAGAATCATTATCCTTGTAGTGTAATAACGTTATCTAATGTATAGGCTAAAGGCCACATCAACAATATACAACAATATAGCACCCTTATGCAAATAAATCTTCACAACGGGCGCCCCCTCGCTATCACAACGTAATTAGATACTTTTGGTATAAGGTTAGGCTTAAAGTTTTCACATTTtagtattcttttttatttaaaatcattattgTTCCAATTAAAATCTTTACACTATATTTATTCAATTCTATATTCACATCTTATCAATTAGTTTAAACAATTAACCTAAAACAACCTTTTATTATAAGTTATGTTAATTTACTACATATTACCACGTGGACTCTAGATGTATGAGGTATACATAAAACACAAGCATTAAACAAGCTAACGATAGATAACAACTAAAGAGCAAATCATAGTAcccattttaattttaaaacaatcACTTCCCATTTTAATTCTAATATGATCACCCGCATATAGCATGAAAAAATATCATTTATTTACACCCAACAACTTACTTTGtttaaaaacctaatttttctattttaaatattattttaattctcttttttgaaaaaagttatagaagaatatatatatatatatagccattttaaatttttattctaaACTTGCGAACatgtaaaaaaattaaaggatAAATTTACCCAccttaaagaaaattttcaaaatcaatgttGATCACCCCTTGTGCTTCAATTCTGAATATAATCTTAATAATcataaacaaaattttctaaCACAAGCTTACCCCAAACATGGGTTGCCATAGGATAATAGAGTCCCTACACAAGCTCAATTAAAAGACAAGATCCAAAACCACAAAATGGTACCTACTGCATCAGGGCCCATTGTTGTTGTAACTTTAGCCCTAATTCATGTGAAAGTGATCAAATAGATAAGAAACCTTAGAATTGGCCAATTGAGGGAGAACTCAATAGAAAGATGGATGAAAAAGGAAAACTCACTACACAGAGGAAAGGAGACAAATTCTGAATTGGAGAGGAGAACTCATTAGATATCAGTGATCACGCGACTACGAGAGGAAGGAAATGATGTCAATTAGGGTTCAATCTTAGCAAGGGAAAAATAATAGGGAAAAACCAAACACCATAACTCATCCAAATTGAATCCAAATTAGGACAGTTTGAACATAATAATGTTTAATTACAAACTCattagttattaaaaaaaaatggattGCATCTTAACCTAATGTATCCTAAAATTTAGTTTAAGGCTAGCTTAACTCGACTCCAATTTAAACCCATGTCCtagttaatttatttaaattataccCAAACTCATTCACTATTTTCTAATACATCTCATTATAAATTGAATTTCTAGATATTTTAATTTCTCAAAATTTCTTGGAAATACCAAAATCTTATTTGATATTTGCAATGGCAATGCCTTCTCAAAAGATATTCCCAAGACTACTCATATTACACACTGCAAAAATATAACtcgatagaaataaaacattttaGATACAAAAATACATATTTAGATCATTTCTAACTAagagaacactaagttaaaaaacCTGCATCCTAATTAAATCCCATTATGTTGAATGCAAAAAATAACTAATATGAatgaattttataaaataaatgtatTTGTTGTAAACAAATTCACAAATGCATTAATATCTAAGCATTATATGTATAGTCTTACGGTGCATATCCCAGTCCTAATCATTGTAAATGCTTACAAATCTAGTAACATTCTTGAATCCCAACATCTTGTGAATTCTACTAGTTTCTTCTCTAACTTCTATCTGCTACATATACAATGAAAGAGATTATCATAATCATCTACATAGAAGCTTACATGTGTTAGTCAAAGGAAAAGTATCTATAGCATAGATAGGAAGACGGGTCATAATAATATCAACAAGCAAATATTTAGGAAAAAGGTTCACCTTCACTCTTTTACAAACTTCAATTTGGCATTCAAGAGAAATGACTTGAATTTGGCCATCAAGAGTTCTTTGAAAGAAAGCATCATTGCTAACTATTCTCTAAGtagtagaaaattaaaaggaatttaccATGGTTTTTAATATCAGCATAATTACCTCCTATGCACTTTGTCCTAGTAGGTAGGTGGGCCCTATTATGCAAACGTTTTAAAAATCAACCAAGGTGAACCACCTAAGCAGCCCATGTAAGTCAAAAAAACATTTGTTTTTTATAAGATCTTATTTTGCGCAAATCAAAAGGAACAATAACTTTCCCAATAACCCAACCCATGCATCATTCTATTTTGATTGTTGTGTGgacttaataaaaatttattgaattttttgTTTCGTTGGTGATCTTTATTTTCTTGATTGCAATGTAAAATACGAAATATCTTATATTGTTGTCTTTAATTCATGTTTACTAATTATCACTTGTTTATTGTGATTGTAATCATATTTTGATTCACTAaagataaatttatatatatatatatatatatatatatatatatgcgtgtGTGTACAGcaatttaaattcttttttctatCCAAATATCATTTTAATATTGACTGCACCCACCTACAATGTGCTGCTAGGCAATGGATCAGTCGCCTACTAATTATGACTAACTATTAATACCTTGAATGTTACATATCCACtctcttgttctaggatcaaATTAGTGTAAACATCGTGCTCCTTAAATAAAGAACCAAAGTTGTGTATAGACCTACTTAGAAGCAAACTTCGTGCTTTACCTAATTAGGATGTTACACCTTGAGTGTTACACACATTGATTGCTATAAAAGCTTCACTAAAGCATAACTATTGGAAGGATTTCTTTGTAGACCTAATTAGAGAACAtaatattttaaggtattttaCCAAAGTGATTTTTCCAGTTCAACCTCCTCATCTTGTAACCAAGTTATATGAAGCTCAAGATGTATTTCACTTAGTTTCTAACTAGAAGATCATGAAGACCTTGATATTCTAATGGTTCAAGGAAGTTATATGACGCTAAAACATTGTGCATTTAGTGTCTGACTAACGAAGTTCAGAATCTTATGCCATGATTAAgattatttagaaacataaagtagagtttaaaaagaaaatacaaagacATATCAAGTCATAAGagaatagattagaatgttgTAGGAAGTGACATGTTGTCTTTGTGATACTGTTCTATTATTATAATGAGTGTCAAAATAGGTTAGGGATAATTTTATATCCCAAGCGGGAGAGCATCCTAGTTGGGGAGGACATCCAATTTCACAAGAAGGTATGTAGTTAAACATTATATATAATGATGTTAACATGGAAGGAAGGTCTCTTGtcatttctctcttttttttcaagGACAAAACAGGAAAGTCACATAAGAAAATGAGTCAATTCGAAGTGAAATAAATACAGGTAACAAAGATACGATTACTCAAAACGATAGTTTCCAAACTTCCAGCAATAAATTATTTAGTAATTTTAAGCACCTGCAATCTTGGAAATAGAATAGCTTCCCATTTTAGCATTATGAGTAAAATTTATGGGCATAAATAAAATTTCAGATAACAACACTAATACTTTACCAAAATAATTAAGTTGTTGATTTAGGAAGATTAGGAAATTCAAACATGTAAGCAATGTAGTTGAGTGGATGGGATATGAATATCAGAAAAGTGAACCCTATATTTATTAAGATAACTCTCATTACCTTTGAATGTTGCAGAACTGTGTCCCAACAGAAGAAACATGGAGATGTATTCCAAGAATGCATtaaaacctaactaaaaatcagTATcagttaataataaatcaaaggaTTACCTGAATATCTCATTTGAGTCGAGCATGAAAATATCCTTCCCGTGTCCATCATCTCCATCAAGCGCCGTCACTGCCCCTAGCCGTCTCCTATCCCCCTCCTCCCACATGTCCTCGACCTCCCTCCATCTCCCACTCTTCAGTCCCAGCACCACTGCGTCCTTGTGGTAAACATCTGCAGGAACAACACCTGAGACTGTCCTATAGTCTCCGTATCCTCCCATCACCCAAAATTCATCCTCCTCGCTATCAGGCCTTGCAATCAATAATCCAACGCACCCTGCCCTGTCCCTCGGAAGACCTTTATGCATACTCCACTGGCCCGACTCCACATCGTAGCACTCCACTGAGCTCATCCGGCTGCCTTCCACTGGGAACATCGAGTGGCGCGAACCGCCACCAGCTACGATGATCTTGCCCTCATCCTTCACGCCCCCATGGCCGGACCGGCGTAAACTCGAGCAGGCGAAGCTACCACGGGGGAATATCATGTTGGCGAGGCGGTCCCACGAAAGAGGCGGCATGGAGGAGAGGTCCAGGCGGTAGGCGGCAGCAGAGGCGATCGGGTGGCCGATGGGGTAGGAGCGAGCGTCGAACTGTGACCCACCAAGGACGTAAAGGTGGTGTCCTAGAGCAACGGGCACAAAATTGGAGAGGCCGTAGAGGTGATAGCTACAAGGTATACGGGGGAGAAGGACCCAGGCGGAGACGGCGGGGTCGAAGAGGCAGGGCGGCGTGATGGAAGGGTCGGCAGGGAAGAGAGCTAGGAGGTGGCGACAGGGGAGCCGGAGGCTGCGGCGGAGTGGGAGGAGGGCGAGGGGGGCAAGGAAAGCACGCCAAGACCGGGATGTGGCTCGGAGGGCAGACTGGTGGGAGTAGGGGAGGGAGGCGAGAATCACAGCGGCGATGTCGTCGGGGAGGCCAGGGATGAGGGTTTCTCCGACAGTGGCGTTTGGGATTAGGGTTTTGGTGGCAACCGGAGAGGAGAACGCCATGGCGACGAGGAAGGAGGAAAAGGAAAAGACAAATGACgggtggagaggagtggaggggAGATTGATTTGTTTGTCGCGTGAGAAATAAAAAATTGAGAACCGCGTAGTTTTTCCATTCTACGCTGCCTCTTTTAGTCCTCATTTGCcaattaatttgtaattttattattaatgttGTCATCAACATTGACCTTTATTTTTACTGATAGAAAAAGGAAAACGAAAACTTTGGATTTGAACTAtctataactttttaaaatattttttattttataacttaacAACACGTATAGCTCCATCCAGTCTCTTATTCAATTTtcgttttccatttttttttattttttcttgatcGAAATTTACTCATATAATTTTTAATCCTCTTTTATTCCGTATTTCTCTTTCACATATTCTTTTAAGCTACCCGCGTTTCCCGATTTATCCTAATGATCGGTAAAAAATTTTCATGGAACTAAATCGATCACCCCAAGTTCAACATTACCCAAtctaattaatcatttttttttaaattacacCATCCatgtaaataaaaaatttctatcgGAAATATCTAAATAACAATCTAGATATCCAACCGTGGTATCATAACTCGGGATCACTTTATTATTAAAACTAAACaaaatgataatctcagttagtCTGATTGACTATCCCTAGGGGTGATCGGCTCGACCCCACGAAAGTTTTCCACCGactaccagggtaaatcgggaagtgcacgcggtggccagtccagaagcccagcatcctttgattacgtcctccatttggaggaaaaattcctataaatacgcTGTAGCTGGTATTTGAACCGTAGGTGCCTGGATGACAATCTAGATATCTTACCGTGGCACCATGACCCCGAGGACACTTtattgttaaaataaaaaaaaatgataatctcaattagtctcattgactatctctggggtGATCGGCTCGGCCCCAAGAAATTTTTCCACCGGTTACCAGGgcaaatcgggaagcgcacgcggcAGCCAGCCCAGAAGCCTAGTATCCTTTGGTTACAcccctcatttggaggaaaaattcctacaaatatgtCATAACTAAGATTCGAGCCGCAGGGTGCATGGATGACAACCTAGATGTCCTACCGTGGTACTATGGCCTCAGGGACACTttattgataaaataaaaaaaatgacaatcccaattagtctcattgactatctctggggtGACCGGTCCGGTCCCATGGAATTTTCCCACCGGTCACCAAGGTAAATTAAGAAGCTCACGTGACGGTCAGCCCAGAAGTCCAGCATCCTTTAGTTACGCCCCCCCCCCATTTGGGGGAAAATTTCTTGCAAATACAccgtagctggggttcgaaccacgAGTGCCTGAGTGATAATCTAGATGTCCTACCGTGGCACCATGGCCTCGGGAATATTTtattgttaaaataaaaaaatgataatcctagCTAGCCTTATTAACTATCTCTGGGGTGACCGGTCCGGCCCCACGGAAGtcgtagctggggttcgaacTGCGGGTGCTTGGGTGACAACCTGAATATCCTACCGCGGTACTATGGTCTCGGGGACTACTTtattagtctcattgactatcttTGGGGATGACCGGTCCGACCCCACGGAAGTTTTTCACCAGccatcagggtaaatcgggaagcgcacacgGCGGTCAGCTAAGAAGCCTAGTATCCTTTAATTGCACtcccatttagaggaaaaattcctgcaaatacgtCATAGTTGGAGTTCGAACCGCGGGTATCTAGGTGACAATCTGGATATTCTACCGTGGCACCATAGCCCCGGGGACTTtattgttaaaataaaaaaatgattaattaggttgggtaacgtcgagcctgggTGACCGGCTCAACCCCACGAAAGTTTCCCACCAGTCATtagggtaaatcaggaagcgctcGCAGTGGATAGTTCAGTAGCCCAGTATCTTTTAATTGCGTGCCTcaattggagaatttttttttataaattcattaTAATTGGGATTTAAATTATGAATATCTGAATGACAAGACATGGATAATGGTGACAATTATAATCCTAAGAGTAATTTTGATATGAATAATCGATGATGACAATTCTAATAGTAGATTTCTCACCGGAAGAAagatttattattataataataaagaaagcaacttAAAGAAATGCAATAAAATACTAGAAGTAGAGAccacaaattaaataaaaacagaCCATTAAGAAATGTATGAAATATTAGGGAAAAAACAAACGAACAGAGGCGGGGTGTTAGAGTTAAAATGATGAAAGtgttagcaaaaaaaaaataagttgtcggacttagttaaatttaaattatatgaaataaatttaatttatctattgAAATGATATGAGTTAGTAATCTTATACTGTCACTAGAGGCGGGTGTCTATCAAGTATTGAACGTAGACTTCACAGTGGCCGACCGGATGAAATAGCTTAAGGTCGATCGAGTGAAGTGGTTGATCGAGTGAAGAGGTCGATTGAGCGAAGCTTAAGACCGACCGAGTGAAGAGTCTGACCTAGCGAAGTGGCTGACCGAGCGAAGCTTAAGGCCGACCAAGTGAAGTTCAAGGCCGATCGAGCGAATCGAAGGTTTCTGCTCGAAGAACgagacatttctcgattcgatcATCGAGTTTTTGTGTATCTctggtatgtgtgactcatacacacaaaatcgataaacactgttgttatgtgcatatccaataaatatgcaatcaacagtctttagtCTTATCTTAACTCTTTTcagatcaggcaccaacactttggcaagacaccccacattcgtaaatatttgtaggacggttgtcttccatttcacaactcataagggctcttatctatttttttccgggacaccttatttaaaaggcaattagctgttaacacagcttcccctcATACTCTGacaatccagagctcaatagaagagcattcatcatctcctttagagttcgattctttcgctcagcaactccattttgctgaagagtataaggagctgttgtttcgtgtttgataccatgttcagcacacaactcagcgaacagtgacacatattcaccgcctcggtcacttcgaaccaccttaatctttctattaagctggttttcaacctcattcttatatagagcaaatttctctatgacttcatccttacttttgagaaaatACACaaaacagtattttgtgttatcatctacaaaagtgatgaagtatttattatcaccacgtgttggcgtaccttttaggtcgcacacatcaatgtggattaggtcaagtggttcgttacttcttttaatatgttgaaaggatgaccttgtcattttcacttcaacacaaatctcacacttgtgttttgggtcaaggtggaatgtaggtatgctttgcatgtttattaatctacgcaacacatcgtaaTTAACATGTCCTGGTCTACCATGTcataaacacgaagactcaagcatataagtggaagagctttcatttttatttattttgggcctaatggtcattacattgagcttgaataaCCCATTAGATACATAACCCCTTCCTACAAATATTCtattcttggacaatacaactctgtccgactcaaaaataatgcgaaagtcatgcttacttaatagtgatccggatactagattcttccgaatctccggaacatacagtacattgttcagagtaagatCCTTGCCCGAGATCATCTTCAATACCACTTTTTCTTGACCCATGATGTCCAAGGTTGTTGAGTTCTCCATGAATAGTTTGCCCCCAGTAACtccttcaaagttgtggagcagctccttgttgcaacACACATGTCTAGTGGCTCCCGTATCGATCCATCATTGTCGTGGAtttgaaccgatcaggttcaactcagagaccatagcgtagaggtcatccatttctgatccctcgttcaggttggcctcttgcttcttcttcgactttctgcactctgaagatttgtgacccactttgtcacagttgaagcacttcccagagaacttcttgtTGATGCCTTCGCTGGGTCCCATCTTGAAAGATTTAAGGTTCTTTCATTTTGAGCTTTGACCATGTGCTCaggtgcatctaagggatgagTAGCCTGACAGAAAATGATCTTGAGGAAAATGTTTATCCTTCTCTCATTTGAGTGTTGAAAGAACATGAATATAGAAGTGTCTAATATAGCTGGATATAATCATTAGGATGATCGTAATCGATTAAAGGGTGCCTTTAGTCAACTGGTGATTGGGTCAACTATGGATTTGACTCAAGTTCTTCAAATATTGAATATAATATTTTTGTTGAAGGTTGTAGTTGGTGtcaattgattaatgagaaaggTTAGGTGATTGATGAGGGTAAAGTCAAGTTGGATTGACCAACGAATAGAATATTTCTATTTGTAGTTGAATAAAGTAGATAATCAATTAATAGAGGATTAGTCGACTAATGATCAGGTCGAGTAAACTACTACTACTCTAGAAAACCTATAGAGAGCCATTGATAGGAAAAAGCAACGTGACAGCCGTCTAATTAGCTAACAACTACAATACATTAATCGACAGATAAAGCATTCTAGTAGACTAATTGACATCACACAACAAATGGTAAAGAATAATTTAAGGCTTATAAAAAGGGGGACCTTGAGGAGATTTGAAAGATAATACAAAGAAGTTATCAAAGAAGGAGAAAATATAATGGTGATTCAAGAATAATCCATCAATAGATCGTAGGATGAGTAAGAGCAAGTATCCATCTAACCTTGTTCTTAATGTTAGCTTGCATTATTGTTTCCATTTACTTTCCACTACATTTTGGATTGAACTTATCTTACTAAGCAATTAGCAAGTTtctttaagtttcaaattttaggaaCATCCACTATTCGCTTCCCTCACTCATGGTCGCAACAAAATGTTCTAAACTAACATGCAAATCTATCTAGatgttgtaataattttgggtaaaccttCTACAACATGATATACCTGGAGCCTATAAGGGTTATAAGATGTCAGCATCTTTAACTATTAAGTTTTTGTTGTCACTTTCTCTTTGAGATGTCTTAAAACCCTAAAATAGTTAGTAATCATACATTTAAAGAAGTTTCCACAAGAAATTGATGAATGTTGAGGAGAAAATAAGAAATCGACAGAGATAGAAGAGAAAGATAACAACGATGTCAAGCTAAAAGTGCAGGGATATAAAAAAACAGAATGGAAATGACCTAAACTAAATAGGTAagtattcatttttcattaatcATCAAAGGACCGTCCCATCCCATTTTCAATATCTGAATCATCCCTTTTTGTAGGGACTATAGTGTTGGtctttttgagagcatgaaataaaatgaaattaaagcGGTAATCATTTATAGTGATTTCTCGAAGAAATCGTCAAAGAACCGCTAGATAAGTCGCTATTGCTGTCGTCGAGAAGATCACCACTCGGAACCTCCTCGAACttttccacgaaccaaatctcaGCCTCTGGACGTTCTCTAGCGCTCTCTGATCACCTCACACAATTTCGCTTGCGCTCTCTGATCACCTTCGCAAACCTTCTATTGCGATCTCTGCACCCGTCTTCTCAAAGGCTTGGACGGACCTTTATAAGAAGACTAAGAAAgatgaaggggaaaggacgcccttttgtctc encodes the following:
- the LOC122041080 gene encoding F-box/kelch-repeat protein OR23-like isoform X2, which encodes MAFSSPVATKTLIPNATVGETLIPGLPDDIAAVILASLPYSHQSALRATSRSWRAFLAPLALLPLRRSLRLPCRHLLALFPADPSITPPCLFDPAVSAWVLLPRIPCSYHLYGLSNFVPVALGHHLYVLGGSQFDARSYPIGHPIASAAAYRLDLSSMPPLSWDRLANMIFPRGSFACSSLRRSGHGGVKDEGKIIVAGGGSRHSMFPVEGSRMSSVECYDVESGQWSMHKGLPRDRAGCVGLLIARPDSEEDEFWVMGGYGDYRTVSGVVPADVYHKDAVVLGLKSGRWREVEDMWEEGDRRRLGAVTALDGDDGHGKDIFMLDSNEIFSSATFKDMTLF
- the LOC122041080 gene encoding F-box/kelch-repeat protein OR23-like isoform X1, giving the protein MAFSSPVATKTLIPNATVGETLIPGLPDDIAAVILASLPYSHQSALRATSRSWRAFLAPLALLPLRRSLRLPCRHLLALFPADPSITPPCLFDPAVSAWVLLPRIPCSYHLYGLSNFVPVALGHHLYVLGGSQFDARSYPIGHPIASAAAYRLDLSSMPPLSWDRLANMIFPRGSFACSSLRRSGHGGVKDEGKIIVAGGGSRHSMFPVEGSRMSSVECYDVESGQWSMHKGLPRDRAGCVGLLIARPDSEEDEFWVMGGYGDYRTVSGVVPADVYHKDAVVLGLKSGRWREVEDMWEEGDRRRLGAVTALDGDDGHGKDIFMLDSNEIFRYDFVLNRWIKESCLRRKIPDNGSCGFVAMNGEIYVLTTSIQSFDLSDQRRATKKRLTIEIQIYNPQRKKWRFLTTSPPFNHTIFNNMIDFKTAVTCTVRV